Proteins from one Impatiens glandulifera chromosome 2, dImpGla2.1, whole genome shotgun sequence genomic window:
- the LOC124927045 gene encoding F-box/kelch-repeat protein At1g26930-like — MLEDRPCQVTRGYLKNCGRKHCWDCLKCQRIKIEELNGKQPLAIDVVEEEHGANNLPLQLEGDLSMPPVHQSDDQQQAVNDPDFDHEEDEDMESDVLSDNQHQTESDLDLDLEEDELNLLHNLMENDLSLAPVIDVEKYDQGGNKMLKLSENDRSMRASDQSDDPNMDALIHGIGRDNSISCLLRSSRSDYGSIAAVSKAFNSLVKNGELYRLRRQIGMVEHWVYICCDLPEWEAFDPNLCRWMHLPPMTAYEYFSYGDKESLAVGSQLLVFGKEYLSNIIHKYSLLTNSWSTGMSMNFPRCLFGSASMGEMAILAGGCDSGGAILNNAEMYNAETGIWKPLPNMNKKRKMCSGVFMDGKFYVIGGIGVTSLIPLSCGEEFDLETETWTEIPDMSPVRISYVPQVSEAPPLVAVVDNELYAADHAAMVVRKYVKNSREWISLGKLPERASSVSGWGLAFRACGNRLICIGGPRSALGGGFVEVNSWKPSEGGPPRWNLLSRKQSPSFVYNCAVMGC; from the coding sequence ATGTTGGAAGATCGCCCTTGTCAGGTTACGagaggttatttaaaaaattgtggACGAAAACACTGCTGGGATTGCCTGAAGTGCCAGCGTATTAAGATTGAAGAACTGAATGGAAAACAGCCCTTAGCCATTGATGTTGTGGAAGAAGAACATGGTGCTAATAACTTGCCTTTGCAATTGGAGGGTGACCTGTCTATGCCTCCTGTTCATCAATCTGATGACCAGCAGCAAGCTGTGAATGACCCTGATTTTGATCatgaggaagatgaagataTGGAATCAGATGTTCTATCTGATAATCAGCATCAAACTGAGAGTGACCTCGATCTGGATCTTGAGGAAGATGAATTGAATTTATTGCATAACCTAATGGAGAATGACCTGTCTTTGGCACCAGTTATTGATGTTGAGAAATATGACCAGGGTGGTAACAAGATGCTTAAGCTATCCGAGAATGACAGGTCTATGCGTGCATCTGATCAATCTGATGACCCAAATATGGATGCACTTATACATGGTATAGGGAGGGATAATTCCATAAGTTGTCTATTACGATCCTCGAGATCAGATTACGGGTCTATTGCAGCTGTAAGTAAGGCCTTCAATAGTTTAGTGAAGAATGGTGAACTGTATAGGCTTAGGCGCCAGATTGGTATGGTTGAACATTGGGTCTATATCTGTTGTGACCTTCCTGAGTGGGAAGCTTTTGATCCAAATCTATGTCGTTGGATGCATTTGCCCCCAATGACTGCTTACGAGTACTTCTCTTATGGCGATAAAGAATCATTGGCTGTCGGATCTCAACTGCTTGTATTCGGAAAGGAGTACTTGTCAAATATTATACACAAGTATAGTCTGTTAACAAACTCATGGTCGACTGGAATGAGCATGAATTTCCCAAGATGTCTGTTTGGTTCAGCAAGCATGGGTGAGATGGCAATTCTAGCTGGAGGCTGTGATTCTGGGGGTGCGATTCTCAACAATGCGGAGATGTACAATGCGGAGACTGGAATCTGGAAGCCTCTCCCAAACATGAACAAGAAACGGAAAATGTGTTCTGGTGTGTTCATGGATGGGAAGTTCTATGTGATTGGTGGAATCGGAGTGACTAGTTTGATCCCCCTGAGTTGTGGTGAAGAGTTTGATCTAGAAACCGAAACATGGACTGAGATTCCAGACATGTCTCCTGTAAGGATAAGCTATGTGCCTCAAGTTTCCGAGGCACCTCCTTTGGTTGCGGTTGTGGACAATGAATTATACGCAGCTGATCATGCAGCCATGGTGGTGAGAAAATATGTGAAGAACAGTAGAGAATGGATTAGTTTAGGAAAATTGCCCGAGAGAGCTTCTTCTGTGAGTGGTTGGGGATTGGCATTTCGGGCTTGTGGAAACCGATTGATTTGTATTGGTGGACCTAGATCAGCTCTTGGGGGTGGATTCGTTGAAGTTAACTCATGGAAGCCTAGTGAAGGTGGTCCTCCAAGGTGGAATTTGCTTAGCAGGAAACAATCTCCTTCCTTTGTCTATAACTGTGCAGTTATGGGTTGCTGA